A single genomic interval of Hemibagrus wyckioides isolate EC202008001 linkage group LG13, SWU_Hwy_1.0, whole genome shotgun sequence harbors:
- the ptprea gene encoding receptor-type tyrosine-protein phosphatase epsilon isoform X2: MRKNSLSFRWFKNRQKADITVVDKKIPNGILEEQEAQTVVLLQRSPSTSKTYFPLPVDNLEDEYRVRSADDGKLLREEYNSLPSGNPQGTYEEANKDDNKEKNRYPNILPYDHSRIVLTQIDGIPHSDYINASYIDGYKDKKKFIAAQGPKQETSADFWRMIWEQKSSTVVMLTNLKERKEDKCYQYWPDKGCWTYGNVRVAVEDITALVDYTIRKFCVQYQASDGSKTPRLVTQLHFTSWPDFGVPFSPIGMLKFLKKVKQVNPSYAGPIVVHCSAGVGRTGTFIVIDAMIDMMHEEQKIDVFGFVSKIRDQRSQLVQTDMQYSFIYQALLEYFLYGDTELDVSSLEGHLDKLHNTCAPLDRLGLEDEFKKLTNMRIMKENMRTGNLPANMKKNRVLQIIPYDFNRVILSMRRGQEFTDYINASFIDGYRQKDYFIATQGPLPHTVEDFWRMVWEWKCHSIVMLTELQEREQDKCCQYWPTEDSVKYGDYTVEIKADTQCDDTFSLRDLVLTYDPEKETRLVRHFHFHGWPEIGIPAEGKGMIDIIAAVQKQQQQSGNHPIVVHCSAGAGRTGTFIALSNILERVKAEGLLDVFQTVKSLRMQRPHMVQTVEQYDFCYRVVQDFVDIFSDYANFK; this comes from the exons AGGCACAGACGGTGGTTTTGTTGCAGAGATCGCCCTCCACATCCAAAACCTATTTCCCCCTACCCGTAGACAACCTGGAGGACGAGTACCGCGTCCGGTCGGCGGATGATGGGAAACTCTTACGAGAAGAATACAAC TCGTTACCAAGCGGAAACCCACAAGGCACATACGAAGAGGCAAACAAAGATGATAACAAAGAGAAGAACAGATATCCCAATATTCTCCcat ATGATCATTCCAGAATAGTGTTGACACAGATAGATGGCATTCCACACTCAGATTATATAAATGCTTCGTATATAGAT GGTTacaaagataaaaagaaattcaTCGCAGCACAAG gaccaAAACAAGAGACTTctgctgatttctggagaatgatATGGGAACAGAAATCATCTACAGTTGTCATGTTGACCAACTtgaaagagaggaaagag GACAAGTGTTACCAGTACTGGCCTGACAAGGGGTGCTGGACATATGGGAACGTGCGAGTCGCTGTGGAGGACATCACTGCGCTGGTTGATTACACGATACGCAAATTCTGTGTGCAATAT CAAGCTAGTGATGGCTCTAAAACCCCTCGCCTGGTCACACAGCTGCACTTCACCAGCTGGCCAGACTTCGGCGTGCCCTTCTCGCCCATTGGCATGCTCAAGTTCCTCAAGAAAGTCAAGCAGGTGAACCCGTCATATGCAGGTCCCATCGTGGTGCACTGCAG TGCTGGGGTTGGAAGGACAGGTACCTTCATCGTTATCGACGCAATGATTGACATGATGCACGAGGAACAAAAGATTGATGTATTTGGGTTCGTGTCCAAAATCAGAGACCAGCGATCACAACTTGTACAGACAGAC ATGCAGTACTCGTTCATCTACCAGGCCCTGCTGGAGTACTTCCTGTACGGGGACACCGAGCTGGACGTGTCCTCCCTAGAGGGACATCTGGACAAACTGCACAACACCTGTGCACCGCTCGACCGTCTAGGGCTCGAGGATGAGTTTAAG AAGCTGACCAACATGCGGATTATGAAGGAAAACATGAGAACGGGAAATCTACCGGCGAATATGAAGAAGAACCGAGTGCTCCAGATTATTCCAT ATGATTTTAACAGGGTGATCCTATCCATGAGGAGAGGGCAGGAATTCACTGACTACATTAATGCATCTTTTATTGAT GGCTACAGGCAAAAAGACTACTTCATAGCGACACAAGGTCCTTTACCCCACACGGTGGAAGATTTCTGGAGGATGGTTTGGGAATGGAAATGTCATTCCATAGTCATGCTGACAGAACTCCAAGAGAGagaacag gaTAAGTGTTGTCAGTACTGGCCTACAGAAGACTCAGTGAAATATGGAGACTACACAGTGGAAATCAAAGCTGATACTCAGTGTGATGACACTTTCAGTCTCAGAGATCTGGTACTCACATATGACccg GAGAAGGAGACACGATTGGTCCGTCACTTCCACTTTCACGGCTGGCCGGAGATTGGAATTCCAGCAGAGGGGAAGGGAATGATCGACATCATTGCTGCGGTGCAGAAACAGCAACAGCAATCAGGAAACCATCCTATTGTCGTAcactgcag tgctggaGCGGGTCGGACCGGTACGTTTATTGCCCTCAGTAATATTCTGGAGCGTGTGAAGGCAGAGGGCCTGCTGGACGTCTTTCAGACTGTGAAGAGTTTGCGAATGCAGCGGCCACACATGGTGCAGACTGTG GAACAGTATGACTTCTGCTACAGAGTGGTACAGGACTTTGTCGACATTTTCTCAGACTATGCCAATTTCAAATGA